Below is a genomic region from Candidatus Omnitrophota bacterium.
ACAGTAAAGCCCTCTCTTCTAAATAGGCGTCTTCAACCTTTTCTCCTGCCCGGAAGGTTTTATTGATCACAGCCCCGCTTTTTAAATTCTTGAGCCTTGTCCGGACAAAAGCGCCTCCTTTTCCGGGTTTTATGTGCTGAAACTCCAGAATATAGTAAAGGGAATTGTCAAGCTTTATTACCATTCCGTTTTTAAAATCTTTTGTATTAATCATCGCTTAACTATGGTTTTTGACAGGCTGGATAGGACCTCATGGCCCTGGCTGGTTACCAGCACCATGTCTTCTATGCGGATACCTCCCCACCCGGGGATGTAAACACCTGGCTCAATAGTTATTACCATGCCTTTGGTTAATTCTGTTTTACTGCTTTTGGATATTTGGGGCTGTTCGTGAACTTCTCTTCCTACGCCGTGCCCTAAGCTGTGGATAAAATATTTCGCCAGTCCGTGTTTTGCTAAATACCTTCTGGCTGTGCCGTCAATTTCGCAGGCTTTAACCCCCGGCGCTATCCGGTTTATTGCTTTGTCCTGAGCGGTTATCACCAGATTGTAAATTGCCTCAAACCGTTGGGTCATTCTACCTAAAAACACCATTCTTGTCAAGTCGGAATTATAGCCGTTCAGGCTTGTTCCCATGTCTATCAAAACCGGCTGGTTCTGTTGTAGTTTTTTATCACCGGGCCGGGCATGCGGCAGGACCGTTCGTTGTCCTGAGGCTACTATAGCGGGAAAAGAGCTTTCCTCGCCCCCTAAATCCTTAAGAAAAAACTCTATTTTTCCGGCTATCCATTTTTCGGTTACCTCTGGTGTCATAAGGCCGGTTACAGAGCTGAAAACCTCTTCGGTAATAGATATCGCTTTTTTAATGCTCCGTATCTCGCTGTCATCTTTAACCGCTCTTAAATTTTCGATAAGATTGGATGTCGCAGTCAGCTTTACCGGCGAAAGTTCGGTTTTTAGCCTTTTATATCCGGCGTAGCTTAAAGAATTAGCCTCAAACCCCAGGCGTTTTAACTTTAATTTATTGAAAAGCTTCTTTAGTGAGCCGTAGATAAGGCCGCGTTCGATTTTGACTTTGAAATTTACTGCTTTTTCAAAGCAGATTTGGCCAAACCTGGGGTCGGTAAGCAGATAATTGGCATCGGGGGTAATAAGCGCCCAGGCATCTATCCGGGTAAGACTGCTAAGATAGCAGGCATTAACGGATTTTGTTACCAGCAGGCCGTCCAGCTTTTGTTGTTTTAGCCGGCGGTAGAGTTTTTTAAATTTTGATGTTATGATTTGTCAGGCCCTTTGGATTCTTCGATCAACATTATTGGAATGCCGTTGCGGATAGGGTACCTCTTTTTGCATCCAACGCATACTATCTCTTCTGCTTCCAACCTGACCTCTTTCTTGCAGGCCGGGCAGGCAAGCATTTCTAACAGTTTTTTATCAATCATCCTGTTAAACCTCGTTTAGTTATTCTCGGGTTTGTCTATCAACAGCGGTTCGACGGTCCTTTCGGCGCCGCCGATCTTAGATACATCCTTATCTATTTTTGCAAATTCCTTATATGCCGAATTATACGATCCCACCGTAGTATTCAGGTTTTTTCCGACCCTTCTCATCAGTTCGTCATAGGAGGTCAGGTGCCTTCCCAGTTCCTTTACTTTTTTGATGACATCCTTGACCGATTCCTCGATCTTTAGGGCGTGCAAGGCCTGCAAAATGGTTTGCAGATAGGCCAGAAATGTCGTCGGTGAAGTGATTATTACGTGTTTAGAATAGGCGTATTCGATTAAATTGACCGAACTTGCTTCTAACGCCCCGACTTTGAACGAGAGCAGGTTGTAAAAGACTCCTTCGGCAGGAATGAACATAATGGCAAAGTCCGTTGTCCCCTCATCCGGTTTTATATATTTACTGGTTTCGTTAATCCTGTTTTTTAGGTCGGTTTTAAGCTCTCTTTCTATTTCCGCGGTTCTTTCCCGGTTTTTTTCGTTACACAGCTGTTCATACCTTTCCAGGGAAAACTTTGCGTCAATCGGAATTACCTTGTCTTTAACGAAGATAACCGCATCAACGATGGAGTTATCGGCAAAGCTATATTGCATTTTGTATTGCCCCGGCGGAAAGGTGTTGTCAAGGAGCGTTTCCAAAAAATATTCGCCAAGCAAACCCCTTTGTTTAGGGCTCTTCAGTATATTTTCAAGGCTTTTTAATTGCGAAGCATAATCAATTATCTGTTTATTCGCGGATTCGAGCTTAACGAGTTTTTCGGTTACATCCCTTACTATCGAGACGCTTTCACTGAACTGCCGCTGTAAGGATTGATTTGTTTCCGCCAGCCTGTCCCCGATAGATTTTGAAAGATTTTCGATCTGGTTCTGAAGAAGCGCCAGGCCTTTGTCCTGCTCACTGTCTTTAGATATTTTTTTAAATGCCGGGTAAATAAAAAACAGTCCGGCTGCAGTCAGAACAATCAAAATACCTATTAATCCGGATAATATACCCATAATTCAGCGCGGCCCCGGCGGCAGAAAATTCTTTAATTTTTTTAAGGCCGCTTCACCTGCTTCCCGGCCTTTTTCGATACATTCGGCGGCTCTATCAAAAGCCATCTGATCAATCTCTCCCAGTTTTGGTTTAATGACCACCTCGGCATCCATTGATTGGTAATTAGACAGCTCCTGGCCCTGGATCTGGTAAGTCTGCATCATCATCTGAAAGATATTACCCGGCAGAGCTTTTTTAATACAAAAGCCGACATCGGATGCTATGATAAACTTTGCGCCCAATTGCCTGGCTACCGCCACCGGAACGGTATTCTTGATCCCGCCGTCAACTATAAACCGGTCATCGATTTTAATCGGCCGGTAAACAACCGGAATGGAACAGCTGGCTGTAATAGCCTGGGACAGGTTTCCTGACCGATAGACCACTGTTTGGCCGTTGCTGATATCGGTGGCCACAACAGCTAAGGGGATGTTTAAATCTTCGAATCCTTTATTCTGAGTGAGTCTGCTGATCGTCTCGGCAAGCTTTTTTCCCTGGTTGATGGCTATCCGGGGAATGATAACATCAATCAGGTCGCGAAACGAAATCCCTAAAGCCATTTTTTCAACCCGTTTTAGGTTTAGATCCAGAGAATAAGCAGCGCCGATAGCGCTTCCCATGCTGGTTGCAACGATTAGATCAATAGGTATTTTTTCCCGGTCTAAAACCTCGAGCACGCCGATATGGGCGATTGCCCGGGCGGCTCCCCCGCCCAGAACCAGAGTAATCTTCTTTGGTTTTTGCTTAAAAGGAAACATCTTGTTAACCTGTAATTTACGTTCCGAGGGACGATCGTTCGCGGAGTTTACCCTGAGCGAAGTCGAAGGGCTCACTCGGACGAGAGACGAAGGATTATTATGTTATCAGTATCCCCGCATATCCCACTACCTGCTCATGATCCCCGGTCACTTCGCCGCTGGTCCGGTATTTTATCAACCGGCCCCTTTTTGCCCCGAGTTTTTTACAGGCAGAA
It encodes:
- a CDS encoding Trm112 family protein — translated: MIDKKLLEMLACPACKKEVRLEAEEIVCVGCKKRYPIRNGIPIMLIEESKGPDKS
- a CDS encoding DNA recombination protein RmuC, with amino-acid sequence MGILSGLIGILIVLTAAGLFFIYPAFKKISKDSEQDKGLALLQNQIENLSKSIGDRLAETNQSLQRQFSESVSIVRDVTEKLVKLESANKQIIDYASQLKSLENILKSPKQRGLLGEYFLETLLDNTFPPGQYKMQYSFADNSIVDAVIFVKDKVIPIDAKFSLERYEQLCNEKNRERTAEIERELKTDLKNRINETSKYIKPDEGTTDFAIMFIPAEGVFYNLLSFKVGALEASSVNLIEYAYSKHVIITSPTTFLAYLQTILQALHALKIEESVKDVIKKVKELGRHLTSYDELMRRVGKNLNTTVGSYNSAYKEFAKIDKDVSKIGGAERTVEPLLIDKPENN
- a CDS encoding patatin-like phospholipase family protein, which gives rise to MFPFKQKPKKITLVLGGGAARAIAHIGVLEVLDREKIPIDLIVATSMGSAIGAAYSLDLNLKRVEKMALGISFRDLIDVIIPRIAINQGKKLAETISRLTQNKGFEDLNIPLAVVATDISNGQTVVYRSGNLSQAITASCSIPVVYRPIKIDDRFIVDGGIKNTVPVAVARQLGAKFIIASDVGFCIKKALPGNIFQMMMQTYQIQGQELSNYQSMDAEVVIKPKLGEIDQMAFDRAAECIEKGREAGEAALKKLKNFLPPGPR
- a CDS encoding aminopeptidase P family protein — its product is MITSKFKKLYRRLKQQKLDGLLVTKSVNACYLSSLTRIDAWALITPDANYLLTDPRFGQICFEKAVNFKVKIERGLIYGSLKKLFNKLKLKRLGFEANSLSYAGYKRLKTELSPVKLTATSNLIENLRAVKDDSEIRSIKKAISITEEVFSSVTGLMTPEVTEKWIAGKIEFFLKDLGGEESSFPAIVASGQRTVLPHARPGDKKLQQNQPVLIDMGTSLNGYNSDLTRMVFLGRMTQRFEAIYNLVITAQDKAINRIAPGVKACEIDGTARRYLAKHGLAKYFIHSLGHGVGREVHEQPQISKSSKTELTKGMVITIEPGVYIPGWGGIRIEDMVLVTSQGHEVLSSLSKTIVKR